One genomic window of Cydia pomonella isolate Wapato2018A chromosome 6, ilCydPomo1, whole genome shotgun sequence includes the following:
- the LOC133518889 gene encoding phosphatidate phosphatase LPIN3 isoform X2, giving the protein MYSMNYIGKFIANFREFYNEINGATLTGAIDVVVVEQPDGSFTCSPFHVRFGKLGVLRSRFKVVDLELNGESLPIHMKLGESGEAFFVEEVGEDEAGWSAHLATSPIPAARFEQLYEPRRRNSLSAVEPDHGQASDYTKRRYTADGQSMQKPDMNKIKQVKKDAKPTSDHDNDALFEMDGLDGLDETPTNWGDSRTPKTFSATQLEAGSEAKQTVQMISAHNDFRPIEAAPILDDTKVNGNGKKKKKTRKVSSKKKHQRKSSTSSISSQSDRAGSEQRPSQPTAIPNATDINFFSDNEISAATISEEMSNLKLSGDNRIPMALSDTAFEVHAASRNAGSRSGTPVQSDTEVELARTAKGDKSSQSWRWGELPEPPVRTECASSPTELGSSATPGSPASPGTPGTPGSPAEPLSSDEERAGRSGVFSGMFRFMSTREATEAAEGVYLDDLDRGQVDPDLYFPKHHIGRHRSGLANTSHENTGPTEEEYESGNGPSLPQSPASLEPPQLDSDDDEKLLAKGQVGVYVREEQVSRALPFEEFCATGGALAAQGRLVVRLGDRWLPWRSAGPLLLSLLAYRRPLPSRVLESLEKSMEKEGSEPPAADAKPRGYSWWSWRRSNAGAEAKRTEPNKDEFKSSSFPETEYLSMDLKMETAEGIVAEEVLPDGKQETVDVEEVKEPIDLIDPTQEQEPRDEDPSMLSESKPSDQAERASRASHLEPSSSDSEQEQARPSRRHSTFRKTLRLSSDQIKKLNLREGMNEMVFSVTTAYQGTTRCKCNVFRWRYDDKIVISDIDGTITKSDVLGHIFPLVGKDWAQSGVAQLFTKIKNNGYQLLYLSARAIGQARVTREYLRSIRQGETCLPDGPLLLNPTSLLRAFHREVIEKKPEEFKIQCLADIKALFPQGSNPFYAGYGNRVNDVCAYQAVGIPIVRIFTINYKGELKHELTQTFQSTYNVQSDMVDDLFPPQKCDKVVIS; this is encoded by the exons atgtattctatgaactaTATTGGGAAGTTCATAGCGAACTTTAGGGAGTTTTACAACGAGATTAACGGGGCGACGCTGACCGGTGCCATAGACGTGGTGGTGGTGGAGCAGCCTGATGGCAGCTTCACGTGCTCGCCCTTCCACGTGCGCTTCGGCAAGCTGGGGGTGCTGCGCTCTAGGTTCAAAGTG GTGGACTTGGAACTGAACGGCGAATCGCTGCCCATACATATGAAATTGGGCGAGTCTGGGGAAGCGTTCTTCGTCGAGGAAGTAGGCGAGGACGAGGCCGGCTGGTCCGCGCATCTCGCCACCTCGCCCATCCCGGCCGCGCGCTTCGAGCAGCTGTACGAGCCCAGACGCCGCAACTCGCTCTCTGCCGTCGAACCCGATCATGGACAGGCCTCCGATTACACCAAGCGCAG GTACACCGCCGACGGCCAGTCCATGCAGAAACctgatatgaataaaattaagCAGGTGAAGAAAGATGCCAAACCAACTAGCGATCACGATAACGATGCGTTATTTGAGATGGACGGATTGGATGGCCTCGATGAGACGCCGACAAACTGGGGCGATTCTCGGACGCCTAAAACGTTTTCGGCAACACAGCTGGAGGCCGGGAGCGAGGCCAAGCAGACAGTGCAAATGATCAGCGCGCACAACGACTTCCGCCCCATCGAGGCCGCCCCAATCCTAGATGATACTAAAGTCAACGGCAacggaaagaagaagaagaaaactaGAAAAGTTAGTTCAAAGAAAAAGCACCAACGGAAATCTTCGACAAGCTCTATCTCCAGCCAGTCGGACCGTGCCGGCTCCGAGCAGCGCCCCTCACAGCCTACAGCCATTCCTAATGCTACAGATATCAACTTCTTCAGCGACAACGAAATTTCTGCCGCGACAATTAG TGAAGAGATGTCGAACCTGAAGCTCAGCGGGGACAACCGCATCCCGATGGCGCTCTCCGACACCGCGTTCGAGGTGCACGCCGCCTCCAGAAACGC GGGATCCCGCAGTGGCACGCCCGTACAATCGGATACTGAAGTCGAGCTGGCACGGACCGCGAAGGGCGACAAATCATCCCAGTCATGGCGTTGGGGCGAGCTGCCTGAGCCTCCAGTCCGCACCGAATGCGCGAGTTCACCCACAGAGCTGGGGTCCTCTGCTACCCCTGGGTCTCCGGCTTCGCCTGGGACACCGGGTACCCCGGGCTCGCCCGCCGAGCCCCTCAGCTCAGACGAAG aacGCGCGGGCCGTTCGGGGGTGTTTAGCGGCATGTTCCGCTTCATGTCGACGCGCGAGGCCACCGAGGCCGCGGAGGGCGTGTACCTGGACGACCTGGATCGGGGACAGGTCGACCCGGACCTGTACTTCCCTAAGCACCACATTGGTCGCCATCGGAGCG GTCTGGCGAACACATCTCACGAGAACACGGGGCCTACCGAAGAGGAGTACGAGTCCGGCAACGGCCCCTCCCTCCCGCAGTCCCCGGCCTCGCTCGAGCCGCCGCAGCTCGACTCGGACGACGACGAGAAACTACTCGCCAA AGGTCAAGTCGGCGTATACGTGCGCGAGGAGCAAGTGTCCCGCGCGCTGCCCTTCGAGGAGTTCTGCGCGACGGGCGGCGCGCTGGCGGCGCAGGGGCGGCTCGTGGTGCGGCTCGGCGACCGCTGGCTGCCGTGGCGCAGCGCCGGCCCGCTGCTGCTGTCGCTGCTCGCCTACAGGCGCCCGCTGCCCAGC CGCGTGCTGGAGTCGCTGGAGAAGAGCATGGAGAAGGAGGGCTCGGAGCCGCCGGCCGCCGACGCCAAGCCGCGCGGCTACTCGTGGTGGAGCTGGCGCCGCTCCAACGCTGGAGCTGAAGCCAAACG CACAGAGCCAAATAAGGATGAATTCAAGAGTTCCAGTTTCCCTGAAACAGAGTACCTTAGCATGGATTTGAAAATGGAAACTGCCGAAGGAATAGTCGCCGAGGAGGTTCTACCCGACGGAAAACAAGAAACAGTGGACGTCGAGGAGGTCAAAGAACCTATCGATCTCATAGACCCTACTCAAGAACAAGAACCAAGAGACGAGGACCCAAGTATGCTATCGGAAAGCAAACCTAGCGATCAAG CGGAGCGGGCCTCGCGGGCCTCGCACTTGGAGCCGAGCTCGTCGGACTCGGAGCAGGAGCAGGCGCGGCCCTCGCGCCGGCACTCCACCTTCAGGAAAACGCTGCGGCTCTCCTCCGACCAGATC AAAAAGCTCAACCTTCGCGAGGGCATGAATGAGATGGTGTTCAGCGTGACCACCGCCTACCAGGGCACCACGCGCTGCAAGTGCAACGTGTTCCGTTGGCGCTACGATGACAAGATTGTCATCTCCGACATCGACGGTACCATCACCAA GTCAGACGTGCTGGGACATATCTTCCCACTCGTGGGCAAGGACTGGGCGCAGTCGGGCGTGGCACAGCTGTTCACCAAGATCAAGAACAATGGCTACCAACTGCTGTATCTGTCCGCGAGAGCCATCGGACAGGCTAGG GTGACGCGCGAGTACCTGCGCTCGATCCGCCAGGGCGAGACGTGCCTGCCGGACGGGCCGCTGCTGCTGAACCCCACGTCGCTGCTGCGCGCCTTCCACCGCGAGGTCATCGAGAAGAAGCCCGAGGAGTTCAAGATCCAGTGCCTCGCCGACATCAAGGCGCTCTTCCCGCAGGGCTCCAACCCCTTCTACGCCGGCTACGGCAACAGAGTCAAC GACGTATGCGCGTACCAGGCCGTCGGTATTCCTATCGTGAGAATATTCACCATCAACTATAAAGGAGAGCTCAAACACGAGCTGACGCAGACATTCCAATCGAC CTACAACGTGCAAAGTGACATGGTCGATGATTTGTTCCCGCCACAAAAATGCGATAAAGTTGTAATAAGCTAG
- the LOC133518889 gene encoding phosphatidate phosphatase LPIN3 isoform X1 has translation MYSMNYIGKFIANFREFYNEINGATLTGAIDVVVVEQPDGSFTCSPFHVRFGKLGVLRSRFKVVDLELNGESLPIHMKLGESGEAFFVEEVGEDEAGWSAHLATSPIPAARFEQLYEPRRRNSLSAVEPDHGQASDYTKRRYTADGQSMQKPDMNKIKQVKKDAKPTSDHDNDALFEMDGLDGLDETPTNWGDSRTPKTFSATQLEAGSEAKQTVQMISAHNDFRPIEAAPILDDTKVNGNGKKKKKTRKVSSKKKHQRKSSTSSISSQSDRAGSEQRPSQPTAIPNATDINFFSDNEISAATISEEMSNLKLSGDNRIPMALSDTAFEVHAASRNAGSRSGTPVQSDTEVELARTAKGDKSSQSWRWGELPEPPVRTECASSPTELGSSATPGSPASPGTPGTPGSPAEPLSSDEERAGRSGVFSGMFRFMSTREATEAAEGVYLDDLDRGQVDPDLYFPKHHIGRHRSGLANTSHENTGPTEEEYESGNGPSLPQSPASLEPPQLDSDDDEKLLAKGQVGVYVREEQVSRALPFEEFCATGGALAAQGRLVVRLGDRWLPWRSAGPLLLSLLAYRRPLPSRVLESLEKSMEKEGSEPPAADAKPRGYSWWSWRRSNAGAEAKRTEPNKDEFKSSSFPETEYLSMDLKMETAEGIVAEEVLPDGKQETVDVEEVKEPIDLIDPTQEQEPRDEDPSMLSESKPSDQAERASRASHLEPSSSDSEQEQARPSRRHSTFRKTLRLSSDQIKKLNLREGMNEMVFSVTTAYQGTTRCKCNVFRWRYDDKIVISDIDGTITKSDVLGHIFPLVGKDWAQSGVAQLFTKIKNNGYQLLYLSARAIGQARVTREYLRSIRQGETCLPDGPLLLNPTSLLRAFHREVIEKKPEEFKIQCLADIKALFPQGSNPFYAGYGNRVNDVCAYQAVGIPIVRIFTINYKGELKHELTQTFQSTYSHMSVLVDQVFPPALCEPSDEFSQTVFWREPLPALAEPLPAPAPAPAPPRPAL, from the exons atgtattctatgaactaTATTGGGAAGTTCATAGCGAACTTTAGGGAGTTTTACAACGAGATTAACGGGGCGACGCTGACCGGTGCCATAGACGTGGTGGTGGTGGAGCAGCCTGATGGCAGCTTCACGTGCTCGCCCTTCCACGTGCGCTTCGGCAAGCTGGGGGTGCTGCGCTCTAGGTTCAAAGTG GTGGACTTGGAACTGAACGGCGAATCGCTGCCCATACATATGAAATTGGGCGAGTCTGGGGAAGCGTTCTTCGTCGAGGAAGTAGGCGAGGACGAGGCCGGCTGGTCCGCGCATCTCGCCACCTCGCCCATCCCGGCCGCGCGCTTCGAGCAGCTGTACGAGCCCAGACGCCGCAACTCGCTCTCTGCCGTCGAACCCGATCATGGACAGGCCTCCGATTACACCAAGCGCAG GTACACCGCCGACGGCCAGTCCATGCAGAAACctgatatgaataaaattaagCAGGTGAAGAAAGATGCCAAACCAACTAGCGATCACGATAACGATGCGTTATTTGAGATGGACGGATTGGATGGCCTCGATGAGACGCCGACAAACTGGGGCGATTCTCGGACGCCTAAAACGTTTTCGGCAACACAGCTGGAGGCCGGGAGCGAGGCCAAGCAGACAGTGCAAATGATCAGCGCGCACAACGACTTCCGCCCCATCGAGGCCGCCCCAATCCTAGATGATACTAAAGTCAACGGCAacggaaagaagaagaagaaaactaGAAAAGTTAGTTCAAAGAAAAAGCACCAACGGAAATCTTCGACAAGCTCTATCTCCAGCCAGTCGGACCGTGCCGGCTCCGAGCAGCGCCCCTCACAGCCTACAGCCATTCCTAATGCTACAGATATCAACTTCTTCAGCGACAACGAAATTTCTGCCGCGACAATTAG TGAAGAGATGTCGAACCTGAAGCTCAGCGGGGACAACCGCATCCCGATGGCGCTCTCCGACACCGCGTTCGAGGTGCACGCCGCCTCCAGAAACGC GGGATCCCGCAGTGGCACGCCCGTACAATCGGATACTGAAGTCGAGCTGGCACGGACCGCGAAGGGCGACAAATCATCCCAGTCATGGCGTTGGGGCGAGCTGCCTGAGCCTCCAGTCCGCACCGAATGCGCGAGTTCACCCACAGAGCTGGGGTCCTCTGCTACCCCTGGGTCTCCGGCTTCGCCTGGGACACCGGGTACCCCGGGCTCGCCCGCCGAGCCCCTCAGCTCAGACGAAG aacGCGCGGGCCGTTCGGGGGTGTTTAGCGGCATGTTCCGCTTCATGTCGACGCGCGAGGCCACCGAGGCCGCGGAGGGCGTGTACCTGGACGACCTGGATCGGGGACAGGTCGACCCGGACCTGTACTTCCCTAAGCACCACATTGGTCGCCATCGGAGCG GTCTGGCGAACACATCTCACGAGAACACGGGGCCTACCGAAGAGGAGTACGAGTCCGGCAACGGCCCCTCCCTCCCGCAGTCCCCGGCCTCGCTCGAGCCGCCGCAGCTCGACTCGGACGACGACGAGAAACTACTCGCCAA AGGTCAAGTCGGCGTATACGTGCGCGAGGAGCAAGTGTCCCGCGCGCTGCCCTTCGAGGAGTTCTGCGCGACGGGCGGCGCGCTGGCGGCGCAGGGGCGGCTCGTGGTGCGGCTCGGCGACCGCTGGCTGCCGTGGCGCAGCGCCGGCCCGCTGCTGCTGTCGCTGCTCGCCTACAGGCGCCCGCTGCCCAGC CGCGTGCTGGAGTCGCTGGAGAAGAGCATGGAGAAGGAGGGCTCGGAGCCGCCGGCCGCCGACGCCAAGCCGCGCGGCTACTCGTGGTGGAGCTGGCGCCGCTCCAACGCTGGAGCTGAAGCCAAACG CACAGAGCCAAATAAGGATGAATTCAAGAGTTCCAGTTTCCCTGAAACAGAGTACCTTAGCATGGATTTGAAAATGGAAACTGCCGAAGGAATAGTCGCCGAGGAGGTTCTACCCGACGGAAAACAAGAAACAGTGGACGTCGAGGAGGTCAAAGAACCTATCGATCTCATAGACCCTACTCAAGAACAAGAACCAAGAGACGAGGACCCAAGTATGCTATCGGAAAGCAAACCTAGCGATCAAG CGGAGCGGGCCTCGCGGGCCTCGCACTTGGAGCCGAGCTCGTCGGACTCGGAGCAGGAGCAGGCGCGGCCCTCGCGCCGGCACTCCACCTTCAGGAAAACGCTGCGGCTCTCCTCCGACCAGATC AAAAAGCTCAACCTTCGCGAGGGCATGAATGAGATGGTGTTCAGCGTGACCACCGCCTACCAGGGCACCACGCGCTGCAAGTGCAACGTGTTCCGTTGGCGCTACGATGACAAGATTGTCATCTCCGACATCGACGGTACCATCACCAA GTCAGACGTGCTGGGACATATCTTCCCACTCGTGGGCAAGGACTGGGCGCAGTCGGGCGTGGCACAGCTGTTCACCAAGATCAAGAACAATGGCTACCAACTGCTGTATCTGTCCGCGAGAGCCATCGGACAGGCTAGG GTGACGCGCGAGTACCTGCGCTCGATCCGCCAGGGCGAGACGTGCCTGCCGGACGGGCCGCTGCTGCTGAACCCCACGTCGCTGCTGCGCGCCTTCCACCGCGAGGTCATCGAGAAGAAGCCCGAGGAGTTCAAGATCCAGTGCCTCGCCGACATCAAGGCGCTCTTCCCGCAGGGCTCCAACCCCTTCTACGCCGGCTACGGCAACAGAGTCAAC GACGTATGCGCGTACCAGGCCGTCGGTATTCCTATCGTGAGAATATTCACCATCAACTATAAAGGAGAGCTCAAACACGAGCTGACGCAGACATTCCAATCGAC GTACTCCCACATGTCGGTGCTGGTGGACCAGGTGTTCCCGCCGGCGCTGTGCGAGCCGAGCGACGAGTTCTCGCAGACCGTGTTCTGGCGCGAGCCGCTGCCCGCGCTCGCGGAGCCgctgcccgcgcccgcgcccgcgcccgcgccgcccagGCCCGCGCTCTGA
- the LOC133518889 gene encoding phosphatidate phosphatase LPIN3 isoform X3, producing the protein MYSMNYIGKFIANFREFYNEINGATLTGAIDVVVVEQPDGSFTCSPFHVRFGKLGVLRSRFKVVDLELNGESLPIHMKLGESGEAFFVEEVGEDEAGWSAHLATSPIPAARFEQLYEPRRRNSLSAVEPDHGQASDYTKRRYTADGQSMQKPDMNKIKQVKKDAKPTSDHDNDALFEMDGLDGLDETPTNWGDSRTPKTFSATQLEAGSEAKQTVQMISAHNDFRPIEAAPILDDTKVNGNGKKKKKTRKVSSKKKHQRKSSTSSISSQSDRAGSEQRPSQPTAIPNATDINFFSDNEISAATIRGSRSGTPVQSDTEVELARTAKGDKSSQSWRWGELPEPPVRTECASSPTELGSSATPGSPASPGTPGTPGSPAEPLSSDEERAGRSGVFSGMFRFMSTREATEAAEGVYLDDLDRGQVDPDLYFPKHHIGRHRSGLANTSHENTGPTEEEYESGNGPSLPQSPASLEPPQLDSDDDEKLLAKGQVGVYVREEQVSRALPFEEFCATGGALAAQGRLVVRLGDRWLPWRSAGPLLLSLLAYRRPLPSRVLESLEKSMEKEGSEPPAADAKPRGYSWWSWRRSNAGAEAKRTEPNKDEFKSSSFPETEYLSMDLKMETAEGIVAEEVLPDGKQETVDVEEVKEPIDLIDPTQEQEPRDEDPSMLSESKPSDQAERASRASHLEPSSSDSEQEQARPSRRHSTFRKTLRLSSDQIKKLNLREGMNEMVFSVTTAYQGTTRCKCNVFRWRYDDKIVISDIDGTITKSDVLGHIFPLVGKDWAQSGVAQLFTKIKNNGYQLLYLSARAIGQARVTREYLRSIRQGETCLPDGPLLLNPTSLLRAFHREVIEKKPEEFKIQCLADIKALFPQGSNPFYAGYGNRVNDVCAYQAVGIPIVRIFTINYKGELKHELTQTFQSTYSHMSVLVDQVFPPALCEPSDEFSQTVFWREPLPALAEPLPAPAPAPAPPRPAL; encoded by the exons atgtattctatgaactaTATTGGGAAGTTCATAGCGAACTTTAGGGAGTTTTACAACGAGATTAACGGGGCGACGCTGACCGGTGCCATAGACGTGGTGGTGGTGGAGCAGCCTGATGGCAGCTTCACGTGCTCGCCCTTCCACGTGCGCTTCGGCAAGCTGGGGGTGCTGCGCTCTAGGTTCAAAGTG GTGGACTTGGAACTGAACGGCGAATCGCTGCCCATACATATGAAATTGGGCGAGTCTGGGGAAGCGTTCTTCGTCGAGGAAGTAGGCGAGGACGAGGCCGGCTGGTCCGCGCATCTCGCCACCTCGCCCATCCCGGCCGCGCGCTTCGAGCAGCTGTACGAGCCCAGACGCCGCAACTCGCTCTCTGCCGTCGAACCCGATCATGGACAGGCCTCCGATTACACCAAGCGCAG GTACACCGCCGACGGCCAGTCCATGCAGAAACctgatatgaataaaattaagCAGGTGAAGAAAGATGCCAAACCAACTAGCGATCACGATAACGATGCGTTATTTGAGATGGACGGATTGGATGGCCTCGATGAGACGCCGACAAACTGGGGCGATTCTCGGACGCCTAAAACGTTTTCGGCAACACAGCTGGAGGCCGGGAGCGAGGCCAAGCAGACAGTGCAAATGATCAGCGCGCACAACGACTTCCGCCCCATCGAGGCCGCCCCAATCCTAGATGATACTAAAGTCAACGGCAacggaaagaagaagaagaaaactaGAAAAGTTAGTTCAAAGAAAAAGCACCAACGGAAATCTTCGACAAGCTCTATCTCCAGCCAGTCGGACCGTGCCGGCTCCGAGCAGCGCCCCTCACAGCCTACAGCCATTCCTAATGCTACAGATATCAACTTCTTCAGCGACAACGAAATTTCTGCCGCGACAATTAG GGGATCCCGCAGTGGCACGCCCGTACAATCGGATACTGAAGTCGAGCTGGCACGGACCGCGAAGGGCGACAAATCATCCCAGTCATGGCGTTGGGGCGAGCTGCCTGAGCCTCCAGTCCGCACCGAATGCGCGAGTTCACCCACAGAGCTGGGGTCCTCTGCTACCCCTGGGTCTCCGGCTTCGCCTGGGACACCGGGTACCCCGGGCTCGCCCGCCGAGCCCCTCAGCTCAGACGAAG aacGCGCGGGCCGTTCGGGGGTGTTTAGCGGCATGTTCCGCTTCATGTCGACGCGCGAGGCCACCGAGGCCGCGGAGGGCGTGTACCTGGACGACCTGGATCGGGGACAGGTCGACCCGGACCTGTACTTCCCTAAGCACCACATTGGTCGCCATCGGAGCG GTCTGGCGAACACATCTCACGAGAACACGGGGCCTACCGAAGAGGAGTACGAGTCCGGCAACGGCCCCTCCCTCCCGCAGTCCCCGGCCTCGCTCGAGCCGCCGCAGCTCGACTCGGACGACGACGAGAAACTACTCGCCAA AGGTCAAGTCGGCGTATACGTGCGCGAGGAGCAAGTGTCCCGCGCGCTGCCCTTCGAGGAGTTCTGCGCGACGGGCGGCGCGCTGGCGGCGCAGGGGCGGCTCGTGGTGCGGCTCGGCGACCGCTGGCTGCCGTGGCGCAGCGCCGGCCCGCTGCTGCTGTCGCTGCTCGCCTACAGGCGCCCGCTGCCCAGC CGCGTGCTGGAGTCGCTGGAGAAGAGCATGGAGAAGGAGGGCTCGGAGCCGCCGGCCGCCGACGCCAAGCCGCGCGGCTACTCGTGGTGGAGCTGGCGCCGCTCCAACGCTGGAGCTGAAGCCAAACG CACAGAGCCAAATAAGGATGAATTCAAGAGTTCCAGTTTCCCTGAAACAGAGTACCTTAGCATGGATTTGAAAATGGAAACTGCCGAAGGAATAGTCGCCGAGGAGGTTCTACCCGACGGAAAACAAGAAACAGTGGACGTCGAGGAGGTCAAAGAACCTATCGATCTCATAGACCCTACTCAAGAACAAGAACCAAGAGACGAGGACCCAAGTATGCTATCGGAAAGCAAACCTAGCGATCAAG CGGAGCGGGCCTCGCGGGCCTCGCACTTGGAGCCGAGCTCGTCGGACTCGGAGCAGGAGCAGGCGCGGCCCTCGCGCCGGCACTCCACCTTCAGGAAAACGCTGCGGCTCTCCTCCGACCAGATC AAAAAGCTCAACCTTCGCGAGGGCATGAATGAGATGGTGTTCAGCGTGACCACCGCCTACCAGGGCACCACGCGCTGCAAGTGCAACGTGTTCCGTTGGCGCTACGATGACAAGATTGTCATCTCCGACATCGACGGTACCATCACCAA GTCAGACGTGCTGGGACATATCTTCCCACTCGTGGGCAAGGACTGGGCGCAGTCGGGCGTGGCACAGCTGTTCACCAAGATCAAGAACAATGGCTACCAACTGCTGTATCTGTCCGCGAGAGCCATCGGACAGGCTAGG GTGACGCGCGAGTACCTGCGCTCGATCCGCCAGGGCGAGACGTGCCTGCCGGACGGGCCGCTGCTGCTGAACCCCACGTCGCTGCTGCGCGCCTTCCACCGCGAGGTCATCGAGAAGAAGCCCGAGGAGTTCAAGATCCAGTGCCTCGCCGACATCAAGGCGCTCTTCCCGCAGGGCTCCAACCCCTTCTACGCCGGCTACGGCAACAGAGTCAAC GACGTATGCGCGTACCAGGCCGTCGGTATTCCTATCGTGAGAATATTCACCATCAACTATAAAGGAGAGCTCAAACACGAGCTGACGCAGACATTCCAATCGAC GTACTCCCACATGTCGGTGCTGGTGGACCAGGTGTTCCCGCCGGCGCTGTGCGAGCCGAGCGACGAGTTCTCGCAGACCGTGTTCTGGCGCGAGCCGCTGCCCGCGCTCGCGGAGCCgctgcccgcgcccgcgcccgcgcccgcgccgcccagGCCCGCGCTCTGA